A portion of the Cryptomeria japonica chromosome 5, Sugi_1.0, whole genome shotgun sequence genome contains these proteins:
- the LOC131876136 gene encoding DNA-repair protein XRCC1-like, with amino-acid sequence MAELVFVVGMQIWYFSLFVRILVGVRLSAISEVEDPPYLVSAVSPKSTELKETAIEGIKACLEDAAKCLEVNKPVHTVVDDWEFIPRVVKELAALEDPRKASQTISREELCKMANNYKAIYDTELENMRRVIQQNKGPSGERDKQKAVEKNSRLTDTSKSDTDSDDTIVMGEDELDEAEAVISKKYQ; translated from the exons atggccgagttagtcttTGTTGTAGGTATGCAAATTTGGTATTTCTCTTTGTTTGTGCGAATTCTAGTTGGAGTTCGGTTGTCAGCCATTTCggaggtggaagatcctccctacttggtatCTGCAGTTTCG CCTAAGTCAACTGAACTAAAGGAAACAGCAATTGAAGGTATCAAGGCTTGCTTGGAGGATGCCGCAAAATGTTTGGAGGTGAATAAG CCTGTTCATACTGTGGTCGATGACTGGGAATTCATTCCTCGAGTAGTTAAAGAACTTGCAGCACTTGAGGATCCCAGAAAGGCTTCACAAACAATATCAAGAGAAGAGCTGTGCAAGATGGCCAATAATTATAAAGCCATCTATGATACTGAATTGGAAAACATGAGAAGAGTGATCCAACAAAATAAAGGACCTTCAGGAGAACGGGATAAACAAAAGGCCGTAGAGAAAAACAGTAGGCTGACTGATACTTCAAAGAGTGATACAGATTCTGATGACACTATAGTTATGGGTGAGGATGAACTTGATGAAGCTGAAGCAGTTATTTCGAAAAAGTATCAATGA